One Thermomonas paludicola genomic window, CCCATTCAGCGTGGTCGGCGGGCGGATCCTTGCGCACCGTCAGCACCGGCCACTGCTTGGCCAATTCGGCGTTGAGCGCGAGGAAGCCTTCCTGGCCGGCGGGCACGTCCTCTTCCGGATAGATGGCGTTGACCGGGCATTCCGGTTCGCACAGGGTGCAATCGATGCACTCGTCGGGGTCGATCACCAGGAAATTCGGGCCTTCGTGGAAGCAGTCCACCGGGCACACTTCCACGCAATCGGTGTGCTTGCACTTGATGCAGTTTTCGGTGACGACGAAGGGCATGGCCGGATTCCGTGGTGCGTTGCTGCGAGCCGGGTATTTTAGCGCTGCGCTTGCGCAACAAAAAACCCCGCACTGGCGTGCGGGGTTTTGTTGTTTG contains:
- the fdxA gene encoding ferredoxin FdxA, whose amino-acid sequence is MPFVVTENCIKCKHTDCVEVCPVDCFHEGPNFLVIDPDECIDCTLCEPECPVNAIYPEEDVPAGQEGFLALNAELAKQWPVLTVRKDPPADHAEWDGKPNKLPLLER